One window from the genome of Methanoculleus sp. 7T encodes:
- a CDS encoding winged helix-turn-helix transcriptional regulator, producing MQDECTVNQTVKYLGKKWMLLIILELYKGDGYTRRFTEVKERLPGITAKVLSARLKELEEEGLVKKSIEAGTVPVRSDYTLTEGGLEMVEVIKDIKRWALRWKIDNLACGAQDCHDCVL from the coding sequence ATGCAGGATGAGTGTACGGTCAATCAGACCGTCAAGTACCTGGGAAAAAAGTGGATGCTCCTGATCATCCTCGAACTCTACAAAGGGGACGGTTACACCCGGCGGTTCACCGAGGTGAAGGAGCGACTTCCGGGGATCACAGCAAAGGTCCTCTCGGCCCGGCTGAAGGAACTGGAAGAGGAAGGCCTCGTCAAGAAGAGCATAGAGGCCGGAACTGTCCCCGTCAGAAGCGATTACACGCTCACCGAGGGCGGGCTTGAGATGGTCGAGGTAATCAAAGACATCAAGCGGTGGGCGCTCCGGTGGAAGATCGATAACCTTGCGTGTGGGGCACAGGACTGCCACGACTGTGTGCTGTGA